In Nomascus leucogenys isolate Asia chromosome 8, Asia_NLE_v1, whole genome shotgun sequence, a single genomic region encodes these proteins:
- the ACVR1B gene encoding activin receptor type-1B isoform X2 — translation MAESAGASSFFSLVVLLLAGSGGSGPRGIQALLCACTSCLQANYTCETDGACMVSIFNLDGMEHHVRTCIPKVELVPAGKPFYCLSSEDLRNTHCCYTDYCNRIDLRVPSGHLKEPEHPSMWGPVELVGIIAGPVFLLFLIIIIVFLVINYHQRVYHNRQRLDMEDPSCEMCLSKDKTLQDLVYDLSTSGSGSGLPLFVQRTVARTIVLQEIIGKGRFGEVWRGRWRGGDVAVKIFSSREERSWFREAEIYQTVMLRHENILGFIAADNKADCSFLTLLWEVVMASAAPKLRSLRFQYKGGRGRARFLFPLNNGTWTQLWLVSDYHEHGSLFDYLNRYTVTIEGMIKLALSAASGLAHLHMEIVGTQGKPGIAHRDLKSKNILVKKNGMCAIADLGLAVRHDAVTDTIDIAPNQRVGTKRYMAPEVLDETINMKHFDSFKCADIYALGLVYWEIARRCNSGGVHEEYQLPYYDLVPSDPSIEEMRKVVCDQKLRPNIPNWWQSYEALRVMGKMMRECWYANGAARLTALRIKKTLSQLSVQEDVKI, via the exons CTCTGCTGTGTGCGTGCACCAGCTGCCTCCAGGCCAACTACACGTGTGAGACAGATGGGGCCTGCATGGTTTCCATTTTCAATCTGGATGGGATGGAGCACCATGTGCGCACCTGCATCCCCAAAGTGGAGCTGGTCCCTGCCGGGAAGCCCTTCTACTGCCTGAGCTCAGAGGACCTGCGCAACACCCACTGCTGCTACACTGACTACTGCAACAGGATCGACTTGAGGGTGCCCAGTG GTCACCTCAAGGAGCCTGAGCACCCGTCCATGTGGGGCCCGGTGGAGCTGGTAGGCATCATCGCCGGCCCGGTGTTCCTCCTGttcctcatcatcatcattgttttCCTTGTCATTAACTATCATCAGCGTGTCTATCATAACCGCCAGAGACTGGACATGGAAGATCCCTCATGTGAGATGTGTCTCTCCAAAGACAAGACGCTCCAGGATCTCGTCTACGATCTCTCCACCTCAGGGTCTGGCTCAG GGTTACCCCTCTTTGTCCAGCGCACAGTGGCCCGAACCATCGTTTTACAAGAGATTATTGGCAAGGGTCGGTTTGGGGAAGTATGGCGGGGCCGCTGGAGGGGTGGTGATGTGGCTGTGAAAATATTCTCTTCTCGTGAAGAACGGTCTTGGTTCAGGGAAGCAGAAATATACCAGACGGTCATGCTGCGCCATGAAAACATCCTTGGATTTATTGCTGCTGACAATAAAG CAGACTGCTCATTCCTCACATTGCTGTGGGAAGTTGTAATGGCCTCTGCTGCCCCCAAGCTGAGAAGCCTTAGATTCCAATacaagggaggaaggggaagagcaaGGTTTTTATTCCCACTGA ATAATGGCACCTGGACACAGCTGTGGCTTGTTTCTGACTATCATGAGCACGGGTCCCTGTTTGATTATCTGAACCGGTACACAGTGACAATTGAGGGGATGATTAAGCTGGCCTTGTCTGCTGCTAGTGGGCTGGCACACCTGCACATGGAGATCGTGGGCACCCAAG GGAAGCCTGGAATTGCTCATCGAGACTTAAAGTCAAAGAACATTCTGGTGAAGAAAAACGGCATGTGTGCCATAGCAGACCTGGGCCTGGCTGTCCGTCACGATGCAGTCACTGACACCATCGACATTGCCCCGAATCAGAGGGTGGGGACCAAACG ATACATGGCCCCTGAAGTACTTGATGAAACCATTAATATGAAACACTTTGACTCCTTTAAATGTGCTGATATTTATGCCCTCGGGCTTGTATATTGGGAGATTGCTCGAAGATGCAATTCTGGAG gaGTCCATGAAGAATATCAGCTGCCATATTACGACTTAGTGCCCTCTGACCCTTCCATTGAGGAAATGCGAAAGGTCGTATGTGATCAGAAGCTGCGTCCCAACATCCCCAACTGGTGGCAGAGTTACGAG GCGCTGCGGGTGATGGGGAAGATGATGCGAGAGTGCTGGTATGCCAACGGCGCGGCCCGCCTGACGGCCCTGCGCATCAAGAAGACCCTCTCCCAGCTCAGCGTGCAGGAAGACGTGAAGATCTAA
- the ACVR1B gene encoding activin receptor type-1B isoform X1, with protein MAESAGASSFFSLVVLLLAGSGGSGPRGIQALLCACTSCLQANYTCETDGACMVSIFNLDGMEHHVRTCIPKVELVPAGKPFYCLSSEDLRNTHCCYTDYCNRIDLRVPSGHLKEPEHPSMWGPVELVGIIAGPVFLLFLIIIIVFLVINYHQRVYHNRQRLDMEDPSCEMCLSKDKTLQDLVYDLSTSGSGSGLPLFVQRTVARTIVLQEIIGKGRFGEVWRGRWRGGDVAVKIFSSREERSWFREAEIYQTVMLRHENILGFIAADNKDNGTWTQLWLVSDYHEHGSLFDYLNRYTVTIEGMIKLALSAASGLAHLHMEIVGTQGKPGIAHRDLKSKNILVKKNGMCAIADLGLAVRHDAVTDTIDIAPNQRVGTKRYMAPEVLDETINMKHFDSFKCADIYALGLVYWEIARRCNSGGVHEEYQLPYYDLVPSDPSIEEMRKVVCDQKLRPNIPNWWQSYEALRVMGKMMRECWYANGAARLTALRIKKTLSQLSVQEDVKI; from the exons CTCTGCTGTGTGCGTGCACCAGCTGCCTCCAGGCCAACTACACGTGTGAGACAGATGGGGCCTGCATGGTTTCCATTTTCAATCTGGATGGGATGGAGCACCATGTGCGCACCTGCATCCCCAAAGTGGAGCTGGTCCCTGCCGGGAAGCCCTTCTACTGCCTGAGCTCAGAGGACCTGCGCAACACCCACTGCTGCTACACTGACTACTGCAACAGGATCGACTTGAGGGTGCCCAGTG GTCACCTCAAGGAGCCTGAGCACCCGTCCATGTGGGGCCCGGTGGAGCTGGTAGGCATCATCGCCGGCCCGGTGTTCCTCCTGttcctcatcatcatcattgttttCCTTGTCATTAACTATCATCAGCGTGTCTATCATAACCGCCAGAGACTGGACATGGAAGATCCCTCATGTGAGATGTGTCTCTCCAAAGACAAGACGCTCCAGGATCTCGTCTACGATCTCTCCACCTCAGGGTCTGGCTCAG GGTTACCCCTCTTTGTCCAGCGCACAGTGGCCCGAACCATCGTTTTACAAGAGATTATTGGCAAGGGTCGGTTTGGGGAAGTATGGCGGGGCCGCTGGAGGGGTGGTGATGTGGCTGTGAAAATATTCTCTTCTCGTGAAGAACGGTCTTGGTTCAGGGAAGCAGAAATATACCAGACGGTCATGCTGCGCCATGAAAACATCCTTGGATTTATTGCTGCTGACAATAAAG ATAATGGCACCTGGACACAGCTGTGGCTTGTTTCTGACTATCATGAGCACGGGTCCCTGTTTGATTATCTGAACCGGTACACAGTGACAATTGAGGGGATGATTAAGCTGGCCTTGTCTGCTGCTAGTGGGCTGGCACACCTGCACATGGAGATCGTGGGCACCCAAG GGAAGCCTGGAATTGCTCATCGAGACTTAAAGTCAAAGAACATTCTGGTGAAGAAAAACGGCATGTGTGCCATAGCAGACCTGGGCCTGGCTGTCCGTCACGATGCAGTCACTGACACCATCGACATTGCCCCGAATCAGAGGGTGGGGACCAAACG ATACATGGCCCCTGAAGTACTTGATGAAACCATTAATATGAAACACTTTGACTCCTTTAAATGTGCTGATATTTATGCCCTCGGGCTTGTATATTGGGAGATTGCTCGAAGATGCAATTCTGGAG gaGTCCATGAAGAATATCAGCTGCCATATTACGACTTAGTGCCCTCTGACCCTTCCATTGAGGAAATGCGAAAGGTCGTATGTGATCAGAAGCTGCGTCCCAACATCCCCAACTGGTGGCAGAGTTACGAG GCGCTGCGGGTGATGGGGAAGATGATGCGAGAGTGCTGGTATGCCAACGGCGCGGCCCGCCTGACGGCCCTGCGCATCAAGAAGACCCTCTCCCAGCTCAGCGTGCAGGAAGACGTGAAGATCTAA